The proteins below are encoded in one region of Sminthopsis crassicaudata isolate SCR6 chromosome 1, ASM4859323v1, whole genome shotgun sequence:
- the COPG1 gene encoding coatomer subunit gamma-1: MLKKFDKKDEESGGGSNPFQHLEKSAVLQEARVFNETPINPRKCAHILTKILYLINQGEHLGTTEATEAFFAMTKLFQSNDPTLRRMCYLTIKEMSSIAEDVIIVTSSLTKDMTGKDDNYRGPAVRALCQITDSTMLQAIERYMKQAIVDKVPSVSSSALVSSLHLLKSSFDVVKRWVNEAQEAASSDNIMVQYHALGLLYHVRKNDRLAVNKMISKFTRHGLKSPFAYCLMIRVASKQLEEEDGSRDSPLFDFIESCLRNKHEMVVYEAASAIVNLPGCSAKELAPAVSVLQLFCSSPKAALRYAAVRTLNKVAMKHPSAVTACNLDLENLVTDSNRSIATLAITTLLKTGSESSIDRLMKQISSFMSEISDEFKVVVVQAISALCQKYPRKHAVLMNFLFTMLREEGGFEYKRAIVDCIISIIEENSESKETGLSHLCEFIEDCEFTVLATRILHLLGQEGPKTNNPSKYIRFIYNRVVLEHEEVRAGAVSALAKFGAQNEEMLPSILVLLKRCVMDDDNEVRDRATFYLNVLEQKQKALNAGYILNGLTVSIPGLERALQQYTLEPSEKPFDLKSVPLATTTIAEQRPESTPITAVKQPEKVAATRQEIFQEQLAAVPEFRGLGPLFKSSPESVALTESETEYVVRCTKHTFLNHMVFQFDCTNTLNDQILENVTVQMEPTESYDVLCCVPAKSLAYNQPGTCYTLVALPEGDPAAVACTFSCMMKFTVKDCDPTTGETDDEGYEDEYVLEDLEVTLADHILRVLKPNFGAAWDEVGEEFEKEETFTLSTIKTLEEAVGNIVKFLGMQPCERSDKVPENKNAHTLFLAGVFRGGHDILVRSRLVLTDTVTMQVTARSTEELPVDIILASVG, encoded by the exons ATGCTGAAGAAGTTCGACAAGAAGGACGAGGAGTCTG GTGGAGGCTCAAATCCATTTCAGCACCTCGAGAAAAGTGCAGTGTTGCAGGAG GCCCGAGTATTTAATGAGACTCCCATCAATCCACGGAAATGTGCCCACATCCTCACCAAGATCCTCTATCTCATAAACCAG GGGGAACACCTGGGCACGACTGAAGCAACAGAGGCCTTCTTTGCAATGACTAAGCTTTTTCAGTCCAATGAT CCCACTCTCCGAAGGATGTGTTATCTGACAATCAAGGAGATGTCCAGCATTGCTGAGGATGTCATCATAGTCACCAGCAG TTTGACCAAAGACATGACTGGGAAAGATGACAACTACCGAGGTCCGGCTGTGCGTGCACTCTGCCAAATCACTGAT AGCACTATGCTGCAGGCCATTGAACGCTACATGAAGCAAGCCATTGTGGACAAGGTGCCCAGTGTCTCCAGCTCCGCCCTGGTGTCCTCCCTG CATCTGCTAAAAAGCAGCTTTGACGTGGTTAAGCGATGGGTGAATGAGGCTCAGGAAGCAGCTTCTAGTGATAACATCATGGTCCag TACCATGCCCTGGGTCTCCTCTACCATGTCCGGAAGAATGACCGCCTGGCTGTCAACAAGATGATCAGCAAGTTCACCCGCCATGGCCTCAAGTCCCCTTTTGCTTACTGCCTGATGATCCGTGTGGCCAGCAAGCAGCTGGAGGAGGAGGACGGCAG CCGAGACAGCCCTTTGTTCGACTTCATTGAGAGCTGCTTGCGCAATAAGCATGAGATGGTAGTGTACGAGGCTGCCTCTGCCATTGTCAACCTGCCTGGCTGCAGTGCTAAGGAGTTGGCCCCTGCCGTGTCAG TGCTCCAGCTCTTCTGCAGCTCCCCAAAGGCTGCGCTGAGATACGCTGCTGTCCGGACCCTCAACAAG GTCGCCATGAAACATCCATCAGCAGTGACTGCCTGCAACCTGGACTTGGAGAATCTAGTAACCGATTCTAACCGCAGCATCGCCACCTTGGCCATCACCACGCTGCTCAAGACGGGAAGTGAGAGCAGCATTGACCGTCTCATGAAACAAATCTCTTCCTTCATGTCAGAGATCTCCGATGAATTCAAG GTTGTGGTTGTCCAGGCCATCAGTGCCCTGTGTCAGAAGTACCCTCGAAAACATGCAGTCCTTATGAACTTCCTGTTTACCATGCTTCGGGAAGAG GGTGGCTTTGAGTACAAACGGGCCATTGTGGACTGCATCATTAGCATCATCGAAGAGAACTCAGAGAGCAAAGAAACAGGGCTGTCCCACCTGTGTGAGTTCATCGAGGATTGTGAGTTTACTGTGCTGGCTACGCGAATCCTGCATCTCCTGGGCCAGGAAGGCCCAAAGACCAATAATCCTTCCAAGTACATTCGCTTCATCTACAACCGTGTGGTCTTGGAGCATGAGGAAGTCCGGGCAG GTGCTGTTAGTGCTTTGGCCAAATTTGGGGCCCAGAATGAAGAAATGTTACCCAGCATTTTGGTGTTGCTAAAGAG ATGTGTGATGGATGATGATAATGAGGTGAGGGATCGAGCCACCTTCTATCTCAATGTTCTGGAACAGAAGCAAAAGGCACTCAATGCTGGCTACATTCTAAATG GTTTGACAGTGTCCATCCCTGGCCTGGAGAGGGCGCTCCAGCAGTATACTCTCGAACCCTCGGAAAAACCTTTTGATCTGAAGTCCGTCCCCTTGGCCACAACCACCATTGCAGAACAGAGACCAG AGAGCACTCCTATCACAGCTGTCAAGCAGCCTGAGAAAGTAGCGGCCACAAGACAAGAGATATTCCAAG AACAATTGGCAGCTGTGCCAGAGTTCCGGGGGCTGGGCCCCCTCTTCAAGTCCTCCCCAGAGTCCGTGGCTCTCACCGAGTCTGAGACAGAATATGTCGTTCGCTGCACCAAGCACACGTTTCTCAACCACATGGTGTTCCAG TTTGATTGCACAAACACCCTCAACGACCAGATCTTAGAGAATGTCACGGTGCAGATGGAACCCACAGAATCCTATGACGTCCTCTGCTGCGTCCCTGCCAAAAGCCTGGCCTACAACCAGCCAGGAACCTGCTACACCCTCGTGGCGTTACCTGAAGGGGACCCTGCAGCTG TGGCCTGTACTTTCAGCTGCATGATGAAGTTCACGGTCAAGGACTGTGATCCTACCACTGGAGAGACTGATGATGAAGGCTATGAAGATGAGTATGTG CTAGAAGACCTCGAGGTAACACTGGCAGATCACATCCTCAGGGTTTTGAAGCCAAACTTTGGGGCAGCTTGGGATGAGGTGGGAGAGgaatttgagaaggaagaaacCTTCACTTTATCTACCATCAAAACACTTGAAG AGGCTGTTGGTAACATTGTCAAGTTCCTGGGGATGCAGCCCTGTGAGAGATCAGACAAAGTACCTGAGAACAAGAATGCTCACACATTGTTCCTTGCTG GAGTCTTCCGGGGTGGTCATGACATCCTTGTGCGCTCGAGGCTGGTCTTGACAGACACGGTAACAATGCAGGTTACAGCCAGAAGCACTGAGGAGCTCCCTGTTGACATCATCTTGGCATCTGTTGGCTAA